In one window of Desulfovibrio sp. DNA:
- the rimI gene encoding ribosomal protein S18-alanine N-acetyltransferase, translating to MSMSTGQAWRMRQLEACHAEKMSAIERECFTLPWSEEQCRAAFGQKAFAAFGLFNGECLEGYISIYHTEDELEILNLAVRPHMRRLGHGKRILRTVLRLARKMDIHRVLLEVRTGNRAAIALYEGCGFQKVGRRRNYYADTGEDALVYRCELDSCQL from the coding sequence ATGAGCATGTCCACAGGGCAGGCATGGCGCATGCGGCAACTTGAAGCATGCCATGCCGAAAAAATGTCTGCTATAGAACGGGAGTGTTTTACGTTGCCCTGGTCTGAAGAGCAATGCCGTGCCGCTTTTGGACAAAAGGCATTTGCGGCCTTTGGCCTGTTTAACGGCGAATGCCTTGAGGGCTACATTTCCATTTATCATACCGAAGATGAACTGGAAATACTCAATTTGGCCGTGCGGCCCCATATGCGCCGCCTTGGGCACGGAAAGCGCATTTTACGCACTGTCTTGCGCCTGGCGCGTAAAATGGATATTCATAGAGTCTTGCTTGAAGTACGGACGGGGAACAGGGCTGCCATTGCCCTGTACGAGGGCTGCGGCTTCCAGAAAGTAGGGCGACGCCGCAACTACTATGCCGACACGGGTGAAGACGCCCTTGTCTACCGATGTGAGCTTGACTCCTGTCAGCTTTAA
- the tpiA gene encoding triose-phosphate isomerase, with protein sequence MHKIIAANWKMYKNRMEAETTAAEIAAALPGVLPEGREVVVFPPATAIECVAQAFRGQKSLTVGAQNFYPAPEGAFTGEVSVDMLRDVGAEWVLAGHSERRHIFGESDEMVARKAVFALSHGMKTMLCIGETLEEREQGHLYAVLERQLTAFFSSKPDAMADDALTGRFVIAYEPVWAIGTGRVAGPGEVREAHGVTRVLLEKFMGETGKKLPVLYGGSVKPDNAGALIALDNVDGLLVGGASLEAQSFLQIIGA encoded by the coding sequence ATGCATAAAATCATTGCCGCCAACTGGAAAATGTATAAAAACCGCATGGAGGCCGAAACCACAGCTGCTGAAATAGCTGCTGCCCTGCCTGGAGTTTTGCCGGAAGGGCGAGAAGTTGTTGTTTTTCCGCCAGCGACGGCCATTGAATGTGTGGCCCAGGCGTTTCGCGGGCAAAAGTCGCTGACTGTGGGGGCGCAGAATTTTTATCCCGCGCCCGAAGGCGCGTTCACGGGGGAAGTTTCTGTGGACATGCTGCGGGATGTGGGCGCGGAGTGGGTGCTTGCCGGACACTCCGAACGGCGGCATATTTTTGGTGAAAGCGATGAGATGGTCGCGCGCAAGGCAGTATTTGCCTTGAGCCATGGCATGAAAACCATGCTCTGCATCGGTGAAACACTTGAAGAGCGTGAGCAGGGCCATTTGTATGCAGTGCTTGAACGCCAATTGACGGCCTTTTTTTCGTCAAAACCTGACGCCATGGCTGATGACGCCCTGACCGGACGTTTTGTCATTGCCTACGAGCCCGTGTGGGCCATCGGCACCGGCAGGGTGGCTGGCCCCGGTGAAGTGCGTGAAGCACACGGCGTCACACGCGTCCTGCTTGAAAAATTTATGGGTGAAACCGGCAAAAAACTGCCCGTCCTGTATGGCGGCAGCGTCAAGCCAGACAATGCCGGAGCCCTTATTGCCCTTGACAACGTGGATGGTCTTTTGGTAGGAGGAGCGTCTTTAGAGGCGCAAAGCTTCCTACAAATTATCGGGGCCTGA